The proteins below come from a single Mytilus edulis chromosome 5, xbMytEdul2.2, whole genome shotgun sequence genomic window:
- the LOC139524789 gene encoding uncharacterized protein produces MAMEITSKYSVPEVTVYNETPLAQHETDQSKSCLCTESSLDVEEIKKKLLDYNIDLQTHMIRYYDTFISREHMIKMTKELEELVPCLLTPEILPNLQFFWKSKAYPYIQLIFHHVLAKLNHPARENFIDFENTCITCNRPYHIKIYFDLYCDNTEPEVFFNSIHEVWKYHPYIEFRLRLLCCKRLLKNKHYDILNRLIQNNEEYFLIEHNKLGPDQRYINLWIEYAEYLTVLLILLCNNVTSRQTEKIKTVFLIFSHTYGFISVRKVSEYFILFTLSLKQTRLIPSLIKVLLNTPELHNLSSIIVSLCNERLLEVDCHNTYNKSMDCIKANSHLILNLPFFLERSEFHVRQTHCKLLLTLLHAYVMCEDLTNTDNVLNRLQEFRHSLLQSANRICACFMGEQRCYHREQMFDYRGTTPIFKSSWSLTINDLRKKVIKEKLEPVWNLKPMIDAVEKCLESGEDFLEEFISIIEQISLQKTTGLYDIIKSLCDLKMQPEIQDIFIQGLTDYIHDYIHVKCNKQNSIYSRLLLDINMTCYKGEFLKKLTINMGKLLLIDVDTGNDVEKIIYRCFCIVRHENKEIDIAKYQVYFTFISTMDAEDKMLKMSNLRSFLLMLILLMISSGSQHKSAKLKKYLSLKYAYEDAILYLLWCSGDVEINPGPTRTELEEKAIAVKMRNWTLDMCTITLKLLKNKAWDSKFNGLWIEKPDNWQELNADKPFYNPRKKQKSKQLSVETDKELLKYLLKCCDGKSITLPSNFQREIDAWNSNKVKLLLELCVTRKEINSIKKSIELLIMYRDTAELKQSLKNCNFSISFNHVGRSKDYSDIIRKFAVTFCRISKGLPILKKKDGIWKTPPHDWNPNNLYYDPCNTAKRHEQHLDQKLVDDLLSYCEKKSIPIPSELQLVVKAWKLKNKKEICKHYTIWSSMAVIQHSIKYLEIEGLLEKPDVQQSLKQIGVSLHCEKSSNQHNNDSTIYTDNKSKVSGLPMNSLSNNLRGTYSSSSLCSTRDSDIEFDCSQHPSEAKALTNSHSTKSVIKCSKPEFQNQPSTSSCTIYSKKAPCQDNRIDLQSIDERLEFSDSHTILPEISHEETHFQSSTSSCTTYSKRAPCRENSGDLQYTDERLDIPDSHKCVSEILCQKPDFQPSSSGCSSFIKRPECLNVRENVPSTERIQKRRRPSSEERSDKRPKLHSGNESQASTSSITRCNGVTIPSSHCDSDIADQCVNSTGYMEDSSDQSSNRITPPDNIQDTDSSKDDIFGPEDEIPQHLEEIIDRYIIMSCDNLEENLEENFGEDLEHIDRLFGEDLEHIDRLLKLWETL; encoded by the exons ATGGCAATGGAGATTACAAGTAAATACTCGGTACCAGAGGTTACAGTCTACAATGAGACACCATTGGCCCAACATGAAACAGATCAGTCTAAATCATGTTTATGTACTGAATCTTCTTTGGATGTGGAGGAGATTAAAAAGAAATTACTGGACTACAACATAGATCTTCAAACTCATATGATACGATATTATGATACATTTATTTCAAGGGAacatatgataaaaatgacaaaagaaCTAGAGGAATTGGTTCCTTGTTTACTTACACCCGAGATCCTGcctaatttacaatttttttggaaatcTAAAGCATATCCATACATACAGCTTATTTTTCATCATGTATTAGCTAAATTAAATCATCCAGCAAGAGAAAACTTTATAGACTTTGagaatacatgtattacatgtaaTAGGCCTTATCATATTAAGATTTACTTTGATCTGTATTGTGACAATACAGAACCAGAAGTCTTCTTTAATTCAATACACGAAGTATGGAAATATCACCCTTATATTGAGTTCAGACTGAGACTACTATGCTGTAAAagattgttgaaaaataaacattatgaTATACTAAACCGtttgatacaaaataatgaaGAATATTTTTTGATTGAACATAACAAGCTTGGACCAGATCAGAGATATATTAATTTATGGATTGAATATGCTGAATATTTAACTGTATTATTAATTCTTCTCTGTAATAATGTTACCTCAAGGcaaacagaaaaaattaaaacagtatTCTTGATTTTTTCACACACATATGGCTTCATTTCTGTACGTAAGGTCAGtgaatattttatactttttacacTAAGCCTAAAACAGACAAGATTAATACCATCATTAATCAAAGTATTGCTGAACACACCTGAACTTCATAATCTCAGTTCAATTATAGTATCATTATGTAATGAAAGATTACTGGAGGTGGATTGTCATAATACATATAATAAGTCAATGGATTGCATCAAGGCTAATTCTCACTTAATCCTAAATTTACCATTCTTTTTGGAAAGGAGTGAATTTCATGTGAGACAAACACACTGCAAACTTCTTCTGACTTTATTGCATGCTTATGTGATGTGTGAAGATTTAACAAACACGGATAATGTGCTGAATAGGCTACAAGAGTTCAGACATTCATTACTTCAATCAGCAAATAGAATTTGTGCCTGTTTCATGGGCGAACAGAGATGCTATCACAGGGAACAAATGTTTGATTACAGAGGCACCACACCTATATTTAAATCTTCTTGGTCACTTACTATaaatgatttaagaaaaaaagtcaTAAAAGAGAAATTAGAACCAGTTTGGAACCTGAAACCCATGATAGATGCAGTAGAAAAATGCTTAGAGAGTGGGGAAGATTTTCTGGAAGAATTTATCTCTATTATTGAACAAATATCACTTCAAAAAACGACTGGATTATATGATATCATTAAATCATTGTGTGATCTAAAGATGCAACCAGAAATACAAGATATATTTATCCAAGGACTTACTGATTATATACatgattatatacatgtaaaatgcaaCAAACAGAACAGTATTTATTCTAGATTATTATTAGATATAAATATGACATGTTATAAAGGAGAATTcttaaaaaaactgacaattaaTATGGGAAAACTTTTACTAATTGATGTAGATACTGGTAATGATGTTGAGAAAATTATTTACCGATGTTTCTGTATAGTGAGAcatgaaaacaaagaaatagataTTGCAAAATACCAAGTATATTTCACTTTCATTTCAACAATGGATGCAGAagataaaatgttgaaaatgtcaAACCTTAGAAGCTTCTTACTCATGCTAATACTTCTGATGATTTCATCTGGCAGTCAGCACAAGAGTGCAAAGTTAAAGAAGTACTTGTCGCTGAAATATGCCTATGAAGATGCCATCTTGTATTTATTGTGGTGCTCAGGTGATGTAGAAATCAATCCTGGACCCACTCGTACAGAATTAGAGGAAAAAGCAATTGCAGTAAAAATGAGAAACTGGACTCTTGACATGTGTACAATAACTctcaaactattaaaaaataaggCATGGGATTCTAAATTTAATGGTTTGTGGATAGAAAAACCAGATAACTGGCAAGAACTAAATGCTGACAAGCCATTTTATAACCCAAGAAAAAAGCAAAAGAGTAAACAATTAAGTGTCGAGACTGACAAGGAACTCCTTAAATATTTACTCAAATGCTGTGATGGGAAGAGTATAACATTGCCATctaattttcaaagggaaatagaTGCATGGAACAGCAACAAGGTAAAACTACTTCTTGAACTCTGTGTTACAAGAAAGGAAATAAATTCTATTAAGAAGTCAATTGAGTTATTGATCATGTATAGGGACACTGCTGAATTAAAACAAAGTCTGAAAAATTGCAATTTTTCTATATCTTTCAATCATGTTGGTCGTTCAAAAGACTATTCAGATATCATAAGGAAATTTGCAGTAACATTTTGTAGAATTAGCAAAGGCTtacctattttgaaaaaaaaagatggaaTTTGGAAAACACCACCACATGACTGGAACCCCAATAATTTGTATTATGATCCTTGTAATACAGCGAAAAGACATGAACAACACCTGGACCAAAAATTGGTTGATGATTTATTATCATATTGTGAGAAAAAATCCATACCAATACCATCTGAACTGCAGCTAGTTGTAAAAGcatggaaattaaaaaacaaaaaagaaatatgtaaacaCTACACAATCTGGTCAAGCATGGCAGTAATACAACATTCTATAAAATATCTTGAGATAGAGGGTTTACTAGAAAAGCCAGATGTTCAACAAAGCTTGAAACAAATAGGAGTTTCACTTCACTGTGAGAAAAGTTCAAATCAACATAACAATGACAGTACAATTTACACAGATAATAAAAGTAAAGTTTCAGGACTTCCTATGAATTCATTATCTAACAACCTAAGAGGCACTTACTCAAGTTCTTCTTTATGTTCGACAAGAGACTCAGATATTGAATTTGATTGTAGTCAACATCCATCTGAAGCAAAGGCCCTCACCAACAGTCATTCAACGAAGTCTGTGATAAAATGTTCAAAACCTGAATTCCAAAACCAGCCAAGTACCTCAAGTTGTACTATTTATTCCAAGAAAGCTCCCTGTCAAGACAATAGAATTGATTTACAATCCATAGATGAAAGATTGGAATTTTCTGACAGTCACACAATTTTGCCTGAGATATCACATGAAGAGACTCACTTTCAATCAAGTACCTCAAGTTGTACTACTTATTCCAAGAGAGCTCCCTGTAGAGAAAATAGTGGTGATTTACAATACACAGATGAAAGGTTAGACATACCTGACAGTCACAAGTGTGTGTCTGAGATATTATGCCAAAAGCCTGACTTTCAACCAAGTTCCTCTGGTTGTTCTTCTTTTATTAAAAGACCTGAGTGCCTAAATGTCAGAGAAAATGTTCCATCCACTGAAAGAATTCag aaaagacGCAGGCCAAGTAGTGAAGAGAGATCGGACAAGAGACCAAAATTGCATTCAGGAAATGAATCT